A single genomic interval of Arachis duranensis cultivar V14167 chromosome 7, aradu.V14167.gnm2.J7QH, whole genome shotgun sequence harbors:
- the LOC107458483 gene encoding probable ribonuclease P/MRP protein subunit POP5 produces the protein MVGFKNRFMVMEVFLNPNREYLGGTPLIITQFNVTKAIKDSILVNFGVCGLATAMASFDIKYVNPITNLCIIRAATEDYEKVWSAITMVKNIAHVPVIFNLLDITGSKRSCQSLALKCEESKFEQYKLTVGDQLKPDEPKRMSSFLDRIKASKF, from the exons ATGGTGGGATTCAAGAACCGATTTATGGTGATGGAGGTTTTTCTAAACCCTAATAGAGAATATTTAGGGGGCACCCCTCTGATAATTACACAGTTTAATGTCACAAAAGCTATAAAAGACAGCATCCTTGTAAATTTTGGGGTGTGTGGTTTGGCTACAGCAATGGCATCATTTGATA TCAAGTATGTAAATCCAATCACTAATTTGTGTATAATTAGAGCTGCAACGGAGGACTATGAAAAAGTATGGTCTGCCATTACAATGGTTAAAAATATTGCACATGTGCCTGTCATATTTAACTTGCTGGATATAACTG GAAGTAAAAGGTCATGCCAATCTCTGGCCTTGAAATGTGAGGAATCAAAGTTTGAGCAATACAAACTAACGGTTGGTGATCAACTCAAACCTGATGAACCTAAACGTATGTCAAGCTTTCTTGATCGGATCAAAGCATCAAAGTTTTAG